A genomic segment from Aegilops tauschii subsp. strangulata cultivar AL8/78 chromosome 1, Aet v6.0, whole genome shotgun sequence encodes:
- the LOC109780194 gene encoding uncharacterized protein produces the protein MSSIHLRHCSTMPMSRVCLRRRLSSSSFSNCTSPPSPTWSPHAAFAAATERVRAGTLSPQDAHHLFDVLFQQAIRVPERSLDGFLAALSHATSSEACRDGPALALTLFNRVCREEAGMRVAPPTIFTYGILMNCCCRVRRPDLGLAFFGCILRAGLKTNQIAANTVIKCLCCAKHTDEAVNMLLHRMSDLGCVPDAFSYNTILKSLCEDGRSLQALDLLLQMVSKEGGACSPDMVAYSTVIHGFLKEGKVDKACNLFNEMMRQGVVPDVVTYSSIIDALCKAGAMHKAELFLRQMVDNGVRPDEVTYTSMIHGYSTLGRLKEVRKMFREMTSCGLIPDIVTWNSFMDSLCKHGRTKEVAKVFFSMAAKGNKPNIVSYTILLHGYANEGSFADMMSLFNSMKGGGIVANCKVFNILIGAYAKRGLIDEAMLILTEMRGQGLSPDVVTYSTLISAHWRMGKLTDAMDKFSQMVVGTGVQPDTVFYHSLVQFLCTHGDLVKAKELISEMMNKGIARPNTALFSSIMDSLCNEGRVIDAHHIFDLVIDIGEKPDISMFSTLIDGYCLVGEMDKACGVLDAMVSAGIEPNVITYSTLVSRYCKRGRIDDGLILFRQMLHKKVKPTTVTYETILNGLFRAGRTADAKKMFHEMIESGIMVSISAYNIILGGLCRNNCADEAIVLFQKLRAMNVKFNITTLNTIINALYKVERREEANDLFAALPASGLVPNASTYGVMVQNLLKEGAVEEADSMFSSMEKSGCAPSSRLINDVIRTLLEKGEIVKAGKYMSKVDGKSISLEASTSSLLLSLFSGNGKYREQLQLLPAKYQFFNGIS, from the coding sequence ATGTCCAGCATCCACCTCCGTCACTGCTCCACTATGCCCATGTCCCGCGtctgcctccgccgccgcctctcctcctcctccttctccaacTGCACCTCGCCGCCCTCCCCAACCTGGTCTCCCCACGCCGCCTTTGCCGCGGCCACAGAGCGCGTGCGAGCCGGTACGCTCAGCCCGCAAGACGCACACCACCTGTTCGACGTATTGTTTCAGCAGGCCATTCGGGTCCCCGAGCGCTCCCTTGATGGATTCCTTGCCGCCCTCAGCCATGCTACGTCCTCTGAAGCCTGCAGAGACGGCCCCGCCCTCGCCCTCACCCTCTTCAACCGTGTCTGCCGAGAAGAAGCCGGCATGCGGGTGGCGCCGCCCACCATCTTCACCTACGGCATCCTCATGAACTGCTGCTGCCGCGTACGTCGTCCGGACCTAGGGCTTGCCTTCTTTGGGTGCATCCTCAGGGCGGGCCTGAAGACAAACCAGATCGCCGCCAACACCGTCATCAAGTGCCTCTGCTGCGCAAAACATACTGACGAGGCTGTCAATATGCTGCTTCATAGGATGTCCGACCTCGGCTGTGTGCCTGATGCCTTCTCATACAACACCATTCTGAAGAGCTTGTGTGAAGACGGCAGGAGCTTGCAGGCGCTCGACCTACTGCTCCAGATGGTGTCGAAGGAAGGAGGTGCCTGCTCTCCCGACATGGTGGCATATAGCACGGTCATCCACGGCTTCTTGAAGGAAGGCAAAGTAGACAAGGCATGCAATCTATTCAATGAAATGATGCGGCAAGGGGTTGTGCCTGATGTGGTGACGTATAGCTCGATTATCGATGCATTGTGCAAAGCCGGAGCAATGCACAAAGCAGAGTTGTTCCTTCGGCAGATGGTTGATAACGGTGTTCGACCGGATGAGGTGACATATACTAGCATGATCCATGGATATTCCACTTTGGGCCGGCTGAAAGAGGTGCGTAAAATGTTCAGAGAAATGACAAGCTGTGGTCTTATACCAGATATTGTCACTTGGAACTCGTTCATGGACTCCCTTTGCAAGCATGGAAGAACCAAAGAAGTTGCAAAGGTTTTCTTTTCCATGGCTGCAAAGGGCAACAAGCCTAATATTGTCTCCTACACTATTCTTCTTCATGGGTATGCCAATGAAGGAAGCTTTGCTGATATGATGAGTCTCTTCAATTCAATGAAAGGCGGCGGCATTGTAGCCAACTGCAAAGTTTTCAACATATTAATTGGTGCATATGCTAAACGAGGGCTGATAGATGAAGCTATGCTCATACTTACTGAAATGCGGGGACAAGGACTGAGTCCGGATGTAGTCACCTATTCAACTCTAATATCTGCACATTGGAGAATGGGTAAGCTGACTGATGCAATGGATAAGTTCAGTCAGATGGTTGTTGGTACGGGAGTACAGCCGGACACAGTTTTTTATCACTCCCTAGTTCAGTTCTTATGTACACATGGTGATTTGGTGAAAGCGAAGGAGTTGATTTCTGAAATGATGAATAAAGGTATTGCTCGTCCAAACACTGCACTCTTCAGTTCAATAATGGACAGTCTATGCAATGAAGGAAGGGTTATAGATGCACACCATATCTTTGACTTGGTTATAGACATAGGTGAGAAACCTGATATCAGTATGTTTAGTACGCTGATTGACGGATATTGCTTAGTCGGCGAGATGGACAAAGCATGTGGAGTACTTGATGCCATGGTATCAGCTGGCATTGAGCCTAATGTCATTACGTATAGCACACTTGTCAGTAGATATTGTAAACGTGGAAGGATCGATGATGGGTTAATTCTGTTCAGACAAATGTTGCATAAGAAAGTTAAACCTACAACTGTTACATATGAAACCATACTGAATGGATTATTTCGTGCTGGGAGAACTGCTGATGCAAAGAAAATGTTCCATGAGATGATCGAAAGTGGAATAATGGTGAGCATTTCTGCATATAATATAATTCTTGGAGGACTTTGTAGAAATAATTGCGCAGATGAAGCGATCGTCCTATTCCAGAAATTACGTGCAATGAATGTGAAGTTCAATATCACAACACTCAATACCATCATTAATGCATTGTACAAGGTTGAAAGAAGAGAAGAAGCTAATGATTTGTTTGCTGCATTACCAGCCAGCGGGTTGGTGCCTAATGCTTCCACTTACGGAGTAATGGTACAAAATCTTCTAAAAGAAGGAGCAGTGGAGGAAGCTGACAGTATGTTTTCATCAATGGAGAAGAGTGGTTGTGCTCCTAGCTCTCGTCTTATAAATGATGTCATCAGAACTTTATTGGAAAAGGGGGAGATAGTCAAGGCCGGAAAATATATGTCTAAAGTTGATGGGAAGAGCATCTCACTTGAAGCTTCAACTAGTTCATTGTTGTTGTCTCTCTTTTCAGGGAATGGGAAATATCGGGAACAACTACAATTGCTCCCTGCAAAGTACCAATTTTTCAATGGAATCAGTTGA